The window TAATTCAGGGGCGGAGCTACTATGTAATagggggtgcccaggaacccggtcaagaaaattttttagctataccTCACCTATTTTCACCATGCATGCACCCCCCTCAATACAAACTTAGGCACCCGCATCAGCTTAAACTCgatctaaagtagagtaaattaagcaaaTGGCACCACCCTCCATTTCGCTCTAGCTCTGCCCTGGCGATGGCGGCTGTGCCGGCTCTGATCTTCGCCATGGACCCGGGTTCTCTCCCACACATCTTCCTTATGACAGCCATGGCCTCACACGACGCGCAGAAACTGCCTCCGCCTCTCAGTATAGGTAGCCTCACGTTCTCCTTTAGAGTTACACCACAAGTTGACCGTACACCAGTTCAATGGCATCATATGCAGGTCTTGACTGCATGCACAGCCGTTGGCTATTGCATCGccaataagtactccctccgttaaaaaaaaaaaacccaagttAGGATAGAATGTGACATATCATAGGATATGATACGACGTGACCTATCGTAggacaacgaatctagatatcctaggatagagtttttttttttttttttgaacggagggagtagtggtgTATTGGCTCGTGATGAAGGCTTGGTGTTATAAAatggtacttcctccatttcacaatgtaactttctagtattgcccacattcatatatatgctaatgaatatatatatatatatatatagtaatatctagatttattagcatctatatgaatgttagcagtgctagaaagtcttacattgtgaaacagagggagtattcttTCCTCATCTGCTCCTCCATTGTGACGAACCCGACTAACCCTTCTCTGCTTCCCTCCTCTGCTACTCTACTCCTCTGCTGCTTCCTTCCGATTCTCTAATTTGTCCTTACTCTTGATGTTGTTCATCGATTTTGATTGTTGTAGCTTGAGGTTTTGAGGATGATGAAAGGTATAGTGCTTCTTCCATGTCAGTAGGGATAGCAGATTGTGTTGTTTATGATTTTGTTTTTAGTCTGATCTAATGTAATTAGAGAACGCATTTTAGGATTTTCAATTCAAAACCAGCAGGCGTTCCTTCTTCTTGATTCAAAAGGTTTTCAGTGAGAAAAAAAACCCAAGATATCATTATGTTGCTATTTAGAAAAAGCCAATAATTTACGATCTCCGTTCTGGTTTATGTTTTGTTAGTTAAACCCTGGCATCATTAGCCCGGAGAAATACACGAGGTGCTTCAGTCTGAATGTTTTGGTTCAAGATACATATTTCTTAATGAGATTTTGTTCGGTACTTTTAAATTACAGAACTGTCCATTTTGTGTTGTAGTTCATCATCTTTAGAATATGGACTGATGGCATTGTCAAAGCCTCAAGTGGTAAGGAAGGACCAGTGGTATTAACCTTgagaattaagaaaataaatgtATGCACCACTGGTAGATCGCTTCAGAACCAATGATATTAACCTGGAGTATTAAGAGAATTAATGCCTGCACCACTGGTATATTTATTTATGTCATGCATGTTCCACTGTTGACGGCAACTATTGAATAAATATGGTCAAATATCTCATGAACCCGCCTTCTTTTTTTCAGAatcttttttttgtgaaaagttgAAACCAGCTCATTATGGTAGTGCCCGAGTTGTGAACTTACTGGTGAAAACATTCAAACTGCATTTGGTTGCTGCAGTTAGGATGTCATCGGTATTTTCTTTTGAATCTCTCTCGTTGATTTGGTTTCATTTCATTTAGGTAGATATTGTGCTAAATTTATTCCAAATCAAAATCATCCCTTCCCCATCAGGATTGTCATGCTATCTGCTCTCTCCAAGGTGAGTATTGGAAACCTTCTCTTGTGACAATTTCATTCAGCTGATGAGTTATCCTTTGATCGTGGccattataaataaaatataaactGAATTGCACTATCTATATGATATAACTTCTACAATTGGATGAGTTCGGATGCTTGTTATTGCCTGACATAATGATAGCATGAAATATTAAATCGGAATACAAACAGTGAGTATAAAAACAAGCAGACTTTTGTATAAATGGGACCATTTGTGTTATTAGAGTGAGGTTTACATTTGGTCAATATTATATTCCCGTTTATGCTCATGAAATTCATCTTATTGTTGTTCACTGCAGCACAATCCAACTATCGATGCAGGTCAATATCCACAAGGTCCTTACATGCAAGTAACATGCGCTCACATCCCTGCAAGTTTATTCTGTTCATTTATAGTCAAATTATGTCATAATCGAGTCCATATGCCTATGAGAAATATAGTTTCCTTACTGAAATTGATGACTGATTGTACAGAACATGACTCACATTTTGGGATTTGAACATATATTTCCTATATTAAGAAATTGTGCATTCTTACTTAGGGATTTGATCTGTTGGTTTGTTTAACATTGCAGTACTCCCTTATTGATTCCTTCCTCGCTTATGAACAAAAAGGACTCAGAGCTGATACATTGAGTGCGGCAAAGGTGAGTCATGTGAGGCAAATTTGGTTGTCTATGTGTCTATTCATTTTCTAAGTAAGCTGTAAGTACTGCCAGCATTACGCCGTGGTGGCCAGGTGGGGAGCGGTGGCCGGGCAATGGGAGCGCCGGAGGGTGGCGCCGGAGCCAGAGCGGCAATGTTTCCGGCGTCGGCGTAGGCCCAGATGGTTGTGCTAagggagctggcggcggtgggtcGTCTTCCTCGTTGCCGGTCAACACCCTCACCCTtcctggagctcctccccttctctgtGGGGAGTTTCTAAGCTGGATTGAGGTGGCAGCTCGTCAGCGGGGGAAGCTCAGGCTGCTGAAGCAATGCCATCCAATCCCGGATTCTCCTTCGGCCAGATCtggcgaggaggccggcgggtgGTGGAACGGAGAGGTCCTGGGCCAGCTCTCAGGGATGGTGGTTCGATGAAGCCGGCCGACGGAGGGGCGTCGGTCGGGTGTGGCGGAAGCCATGTGCCGCCGATGTTCAGATGGTGGATTCGGATTGGGTGATGTACCACGGTGGCAGGGGGTTCCGAGCGAAAGCTTAGCCCAATTCTTTGGGCCAACAGTGACTTCGCCTTCGGACGTAGTAACCCTCTTGAGGGCACTGTTGAGGTATCCCTCCTCCCTCGGCAAGGAGCTCTGGGTGAAAACCTTGTCCAGTCTTTGGATAGATGACGACGGCGTCTTTTGGCGTCGCGACCCTCGTGAGGGCGTCATTTTAGAGTCTTCGTGTCGTAGTGGTGTCGTTAGCTCGGTGGCGATCGGTCTCGCATAGCGATGGCCGGTTCGGTGCTTGGCTTCCCTCTCTGTAGTGTGTGTTCGGACGGTTGGCACATGGTTCGGGGCGTGTGCTCTGGTGCACATCCTTCCTCGACAGCCAGCTATCGATGTAAAATTTTTCTTGTAACTTTTTCTTCCTATCTTAATTACATTGAATGACCTCCTTCGGTCATTCCGGCAAACTTTGTAGTCATGCTACACATCATCTGCACTATTGACCTCCTTATACTCATGCGACGGATATTTTTTCAGATCAATGCAGTACAATCCTACTTTTGATTAGTGATAAATAGAAGTTTGGTTGTTGAACTGATCAATACAAGATCCTTATTTGTAAGTATCATCTTTTGCACCTAATATCTGCTTACAATGAGCTATGAGATAACAAAAGGAGTTTATGAAATTGAGGTGCTCTTAATTTATTGCAAGGTCAGTTTATCCTTTGTCAAATTTATACATGTTGAGTTTTGTGTATTTTTACTTTGTTTGATTGGATCCTATAATGCTATACTGAATTTTGGTAGTTGCTGCTTTCCTTCCTAATAATCCATCAAAATAAATTTCTGAATTTTAAATCAGTGGAGACCTGAAAAACTGTGGTCAAAAGCATTTCTGAACAATGTGTCATGATTATCTAGAATATGGTGGTCAGAAGCACTTGTATTATATATACCATGCATTATTTAAAATTGGTTCCTCTAGGTGCTTGTTCAGGTGTTTGCATATTGTTTTATAATGCCAACTGAACCTATCTGAAATCGATTCCTCTAGGTGCTTGTATGCCCGTGCGTTCATTGCACTCTTGTGCAGTTTGCTACCAAATCAATCTCAGATTTTTCTAGCAAGCCCGGTTAATTAATTTGTCTATGGTCAAGTGTAGCTTTAATTTGTCAGATATGGTGACCtttaatttggatttatttatgATATTTCCTCAACAACCTCTATAAAGTTTATCtactttctttttatctatGTGAAAAGTTAAACAGATGGTTCCTTAATTTGCAGTGAATTTGGTTCCCCATCTCTGGTCCTACGGTCCAGAGATTGACATTTCTCTGTTTTATGAGGAATTCAGAAAATGTTTTTGCTAAATGCATACCAGAACAGTACGACCATATAAAGGGGGAGCTGTGGTCGGCCTGGTGAGTGTGGACCTCACGGCTAGGTGCTATCGCTATATCTACAATTGCACATACGTGTATTATCCAGAATTTTTTCTTCTCCAAAACCAACACAATGCCCTTAAATGTTAGTTCTCCAGATCCAACAAATTTGTGCTGCTCTTGTATAGCTGGATTTGGGACTTCATTTGATTTGGGGTTGATATGTGGTTATGTTTCTTAGATTTGAGTGGGAATTTTTGTTTTGGTTCAATCAGAGGATGGAGGATAATATGATGTACCCAATCAAGGACCAAGAAACCATGCTGTGAGTTGGCCAATCTCTGTTCTCCTGCAATTACATTTCCCTTTTTGCAGTAGATCTTGCTTCCAATTGATTTTGCAGGGCAGTACCAATGGACATGAACAGGCAGCAGGATACAGTTTGCTCCAAGGAAATTTTGCAGCACCAAAACAGTACTATACTGGCTAGCATCTCTTGTTTATTTGcattatgatattttttttatcctgtAGGACAGATTGATCTAGGCTACGATCGAATGCCACAATATATGTCAGGCATATAACACAGGGGAGTGCAGAAATCCTGCTATTTTCACTATAATTCTTTTGCTATTCTTTGTCTTGGCAATGTACTggattgaaattgaagatgtttaTTGGagcatatatattatttttgttcAGGGTTACAGGATTGAAATTTAAGTATACAAGATTACAAGATTGAATATAACTAAAGGATTGGAGTGATCATCTCAATTTTCATTAAATCTTATATAAAGAGGTagaatttcttcttttttcagaGAATTTAGGGAAAATAAGGCTCTTGTCATTTTTTATTCTATTACTGAACAGAATGGAAAGACAGGGTTGGTTATTATTCATCTACGAATATCCAAATTTTAACTCCTAATACTCCATAGATAGTTCAGATTGGATAGCAGCAATAATCAATTTTAGCGCGAATTGTTTGTAGGGGAagtctacctttttttttatgcatTCGACACACGCAATTTCTTTTCCTGAGAGACGGTCTGCAATTTGTCTAGAATTAAAGCGTGCAAGACCTGCTGAGCTGTGTCACCATTGCATTGCATCTGATCTAAGTTGGCGTTCTTGGTTTAAATTGTTGAGCGGTGTCAATGCTAAACTTTTATGCCAGATAAGAGTTAAAATAATCTTTTACCAACTTTTTACGCATGGGCACTTCCTGGATGCCCTGATCTTACGTTCGTTTAGTGCCTTGAAGGAAAACTAAAGCATTGCTAGGCTTACTTTGTTGCGTGATGATGGAGATGTGTTTATAGCacggaaataataaaatcattttCCATATGTTCTCTATTAAGGAAATATTAATTCtactatttatatattttgcctatattaatttaatttttttaaacaattttcatatagaaactttttgcaaataaaacacgcaatttagcagtttgaaaaacatgcacgTGACAAAAGGGGGAAAAggggtgccgaacacacccttagtacAGCCTAATTAGGCCCAACCCAGTTTAGGTGCTGCGTGGTTTTTGACGCATCTTCGTAGTTTCTTACTATTTCAGATCAGATCATCCAAAGCATCCTCTTTCGTGCACAAGTTACCTACACATATCAACTTAACTCACTACTCGAGGCACTAAAATTATCGGATATAAACAACGGTGGATCCATGCAACATCAAAAGTCTTGTTAAAAATGACTAAACTCGAGCCATCAACACATTTATTGCTCTCCCTTATGTTGCAGACAGGATTACGTCCGTCTTAACACAATCCGGATTATATACCGTGCGGCATGCATCTTAATTTGAGGTTCATCAGGTCTACCACAATTAAATTTACTCCCTTTTAAACCGAGATGTCACCAAAAACACAAAGCGCTCAAATCTTGTCATCAAATGATTATTATTATGACCGGAAGGGATACTTATCagctctactactactactactactactacgggAGTGTTTatttcacgccaaaattaaaagtttggattaaattagaatgatgtgatggaaaagttggaagtttatatatgtagaaaagttttgatgtgatggaaaagttggaagtttaaagaaaaagtttagaactaaacaaggcctaccTCTACTATTTCACAGGAAGAAAGTCGTTTGAAACTTTTTTGACTGACAAGGTGGGAATAAAAACAACAATGACCATTTGCATCGGCCCACAGAGAAACCGAAACCGTCATCGAGTCAGTAGTGCTGACGAGCaccaacacacacacagagaggcAGGCAAGCAGGCGCAATAGTTGTCACAAGGACAAAACCACCGCACGTCAGAGAGCACATGCCAACCAGTCACAGGCCAGctaaaaaagaaacagaaaatgAACGAATCCAGCACGCACAACTTGGCACCAAATCATGGAATCCAATACAGCCAATCGCACCACCAAACAACGATCTGATTGATACCACCCCCATCATGGACAGACAAATCACTCCAAACCTCCTAACATCTCACCTAAAATGTTAACAATCGTCGCCATGGCTAAATAATAAGTAGAATTTACCCTAACCAAGCCAGATGAAGGAAGAACAAGGGATTAGAAAAGCTTGTAGGGAGAAGAAGCATCCAGTGGATGGATTAGGTAGGTGAGCACAAGAGCCACCAGCATCAGGATGTATGCGATCCCCAGGTCGATCGATGTGCCTGCGGAAAGCAATTACAGGAGCAAAATGCACATCAGTGTCATGGTAAATCAAAACAGCATATGGAGAAAGTTATCGAATAGATAGCAAACCAACAGCATGTGGCAAATTGCAACTAGGttcataacaaaaaaaaatagtgaagcTATGTTGATAGGAAATGGCATATCACAGTTACCACGTTGCTTTTTTAATTCAATTCGTGCGAACAGAGAGATATAACAAGCATATCATACAAGGTGATCACAAAGATAGAGAATTGTTGGCTGTGAGGCCTAGAAAAGTAGAAAATGGAACTTTAAGTCTCTTGCATATACTATAAAATGTCACAGGTTGTTCTTGTTTACAGTTTTGTTACCAAGACTCGTAATAATAAACCGAAGTTAAAACAGATTATATGTCAAGGTCATAACTAAACAAAGATAAGCCATTTGCGGCGTTCAGTAATACAAATGGCGCATCCTTGTAAAGTTGTAATACCTGCCACCTCCACTAATCAGTTGTTACAGATGGCACATTTTGATAGAAATTGTGGTCATTTTCAGGCTACCCAAACTGTAACATCAGTCAGAGACGTGTAAAGGGGCGGCAACCAATATCAACTGAAAGCTACTCCAGGAACGGGAACCACCAATAATAGTATAAAATGACAGGCAAGTGTAAGCTGCCTGCCTCCACTTGCAACAAAAAGGTAAACTGTGGATCTATCCAGCACGCCCAATAGATCAACTACTCCTGGACATCATCTAGTAAttggaaaacaaaacaaaaaaagatcGTTCTAGTATACGTCTCACTACAACAGAGATATGGTATTTGCATCATATAGCATTTAATTCGTGTAATGCGCTGCAGAAATTGCCAAATGGAACTGAAATTGAAAGGAAATTTCAAGGACGTCACAACAGAGATCCGAATCTGCCGAAGATTTTGAATGATTTATAGCACTAAATATATGCTCGGTCCAATACTACTATACTAGAATTATTAATAAcgtctaaaattagaaaaagaggGATCTAACGCAAGCTATAGATGCTggtgctgaaaaaaaaaaggttaatgcGTACTACATTTCAGGCGCAGGtcgaaaaaacaaaattaaatctACTCTTAACGAGAGGGCATTAAATTTCCCCTTTGGTGGATCGACGAACAACTGGGGAACAACCAGGGAACCAGTCAGCCGCCGCACGGTGCCAGAGAACCAGAATGCGCTAGGCTACGGAGCAGACGAGAACTCCGGCGCGCAATGCGGCttcggagagggagagagagagagagagaggcgggcaACGATATCCTCACCGTCGCTGACGGGCGCGGGCGCCGGGGCCTGCGCCGCGGCGGGCATGAAGATGCCGACGACGAGcacggccaccaccgccaccaccccgAGCGGAGCCCTCGCAGCCACCGCCATTTCTctcggccgcgccggcgtcgGAAGAGGAGAAGCGACGGGCGGCCACCGACCAAcgcctctctctttctccctcgcTCGCCTAGGGCTCCCCGCGACCGCGACTATATCCCCCCTATATACtgcaattattattattatattatattattattacatAGCCGATGACACGTGGGCCCGGAGCTAACGTGGAGCCCACCTGCAGCGGCCCACGGGagatttttttcccctccccctTATTAATCAAtgcggccgcgcgcgcgtgaCCCGGGCCGGAGATCTTGGAgtgaatgacaggtgggcccatgtgGTCAAGCACGTGGTGGTCTCGTGGGTGTGGCGCGCCATGTGGAGGGGAGGGGTAGTGCGGGGGCATGTGGACGGACGCGACGCGCCAGGCTGGTAAAGCGTGAAACGGCCCTGGTTTGTTCTTTTTTGCACCGGGTTCTGTACCCGGTACgcacgctgacaggtggggtagGATGGTACGTGGGGCCCTTTGGTCAGTGGTGGTTACTTGGGGTTGTGCCTGCACCCGACattttaccctttttttttgctgtgCGGTGTCGCGTGCCCACACGTTGCGCCGTCCGTCGTTGCTACCCACTCCGCTGGTCCCTGCAGCCAATGGCAATGCGGGCCCACTAACTGCTGCACCGAGTAGTATCATGTTTGGTGCAGGCCATGCGCTGAGATTCGTGCTCTCCACCTCCCTCTGTGCTGGGATGTAAGGTGCGTCACACTCACACGGAGGGTATTTTTCGTCAATTCAATTTTCGTGACACAGGGACAATTGGCTCCACTCCATCCAAAGGTAATCCGTATCGAGATGCTAAGTAGGATTGGAATACTAACAAATTTTAGAAAGtacttatttttatattatatatatatatatatatatatatatatatatatatatatatatatatatatgtgtgtgtgtgtgtgtgttgtgtaTAAATTATAGTATATAGTattgattttaaaaaaattaatcagtTTTA of the Oryza sativa Japonica Group chromosome 2, ASM3414082v1 genome contains:
- the LOC4328950 gene encoding uncharacterized protein isoform X2, with the translated sequence MRYCAKFIPNQNHPFPIRIVMLSALSKHNPTIDAGQYPQGPYMQYSLIDSFLAYEQKGLRADTLSAAKVGSGGRAMGAPEGGAGARAAMFPASA
- the LOC4328950 gene encoding uncharacterized protein isoform X1; its protein translation is MRYCAKFIPNQNHPFPIRIVMLSALSKHNPTIDAGQYPQGPYMQYSLIDSFLAYEQKGLRADTLSAAKHYAVVARWGAVAGQWERRRVAPEPERQCFRRRRRPRWLC
- the LOC4328950 gene encoding uncharacterized protein isoform X5 — its product is MLSALSKHNPTIDAGQYPQGPYMQYSLIDSFLAYEQKGLRADTLSAAKVGSGGRAMGAPEGGAGARAAMFPASA
- the LOC4328950 gene encoding uncharacterized protein isoform X3, whose translation is MLSALSKHNPTIDAGQYPQGPYMQYSLIDSFLAYEQKGLRADTLSAAKHYAVVARWGAVAGQWERRRVAPEPERQCFRRRRRPRWLC
- the LOC4328950 gene encoding uncharacterized protein isoform X4 gives rise to the protein MLGCYEHNPTIDAGQYPQGPYMQYSLIDSFLAYEQKGLRADTLSAAKHYAVVARWGAVAGQWERRRVAPEPERQCFRRRRRPRWLC
- the LOC4328951 gene encoding arabinogalactan protein 20, translated to MAVAARAPLGVVAVVAVLVVGIFMPAAAQAPAPAPVSDGTSIDLGIAYILMLVALVLTYLIHPLDASSPYKLF